One window of Deltaproteobacteria bacterium genomic DNA carries:
- a CDS encoding AbrB/MazE/SpoVT family DNA-binding domain-containing protein, producing MLSKVFDKGQIVIPATLRRKFGIHAHSDVDVVDCGNYIKIVPVKTKNVMELAGIFASKSKPSKQDIEDAIAEGYLESWKK from the coding sequence ATGCTAAGCAAAGTTTTTGATAAAGGGCAGATTGTTATCCCAGCAACTCTACGACGTAAGTTTGGTATTCACGCACATTCCGATGTTGATGTAGTTGATTGTGGTAATTACATAAAAATAGTTCCTGTAAAAACAAAAAATGTTATGGAGTTAGCTGGAATTTTCGCATCGAAGTCCAAACCATCAAAACAGGATATTGAAGACGCCATAGCTGAGGGTTATTTGGAAAGCTGGAAAAAATGA
- a CDS encoding protein kinase: MTNFSDPRFEVISELGRGTDTCVYLVRDRVHEVVRALKLATERGRLRDFRREYFRLCELRHPNIVSAYDFGITVDGQPYYTMDYVAGTHLGELVGRASPDLLAAIALQALEAVSVLHARGLVHRDLKPKNLLILGVSPTPLVRLIDLGLAIKVGSRTLAAGTLPYIAPEVARGDAIDGRADLYSLGALLYELLLPEESARTLHDVAKRLTVLPTAPNRINPLIPESFSAFIIKLLNPDPKMRYSDAEEAARALARIADIELRRGPPRSITERMMRVGAASHRHNIRQRLRRAALAARRKSRGSLWCLEAPVGVGKSPLLRELSMLFNLIGLRVFKWSVTNEAQSPIKQMMHAVHVLCPEYPHPPELNLVTNNTDLTIERSEVLAEVSSRIGIFLAKALGQSPTAILLDDLQKADPVVIEVLLAFGRASHKLPLLVIAACEPSETVPSSTTLFGSNANLIRLRQLSTIEVARLTAHRLHGLQLPAPALDRLVRDSQGMPSLVEKTLARMIVDRTIQLRGNRWVFVGGRYRPVRHADYNFVLQRTGELSTIARNVLWAAAVLNTNLDANRIATITNLQYELVNSTLAKLAGTELLDFSGTTAESNYKFSSRTTQTLIYQNIPLSHRRQLHDNAAELFAAIRVGTIRSEEEIEHILRGSNDARAIAIAKETAEQAASLCADRRAISYYLRAYTCISDKTENQATQIALRLGKLYERTGELEHASSWFNEAMETNDCNENSQLTILAALGLGGVKLLKGMVKEAQTLVEKAKLFLEAEAQIEPILLAATDRLTARIAAARGDSRHGEKVLCGALELLDGKDNEAAAIEVLLELARLTQGRGELISAVRYARRALQRARRLGDSVSIADASVVLGRGLIRSGRFETARHVLMRGRRNARISKDKLREAQLYRQLGNIQIRQGFLDRAIEHYTYSLELARSLGARAEQIAGLRDIGSVRARLGEFKPAFIALHAAVDVANEVGDSRGSAYSALELVYSYTEVGNYQAAQAFLNHTQSISRSLEDRLLNAEINAINAWLALCCGNREPAQNITSLILELVKAIEDPGQRVRPLVYAGRSCLSIAATRFATMITDRLTQEIEESKRRDYSAWLQGLRGLTTLEQGERSRAHTQLCAAIALAARSGLKPLEIELRAALANIHQGVQRGAQEATRAMEILRDVTIVMPPELIEPYLARSEAIDLRATFNKEYTRLFGNNDAR, translated from the coding sequence ATGACGAATTTTTCAGATCCGCGCTTTGAAGTAATAAGCGAGCTTGGTCGTGGTACAGACACTTGCGTGTATTTAGTGCGAGATCGTGTTCATGAAGTAGTGCGTGCTTTAAAACTTGCCACTGAACGTGGTCGCCTACGAGACTTTCGCCGAGAATATTTTCGCCTTTGTGAATTACGTCACCCCAATATTGTATCTGCATACGATTTTGGTATCACGGTTGATGGTCAACCATATTATACGATGGATTATGTAGCAGGCACTCATTTAGGCGAATTAGTTGGTCGCGCCAGTCCTGATTTATTGGCTGCTATTGCATTGCAAGCACTTGAAGCTGTGAGTGTATTGCATGCTCGTGGTTTGGTGCATCGTGATCTTAAACCAAAAAATTTATTAATCTTAGGCGTTAGCCCAACCCCATTAGTACGTTTGATTGATTTGGGTTTAGCAATCAAGGTTGGGTCGCGCACTCTAGCTGCTGGTACACTGCCCTATATAGCACCTGAAGTAGCACGCGGTGACGCTATTGACGGCAGAGCCGATCTATATTCACTCGGCGCCCTATTATATGAATTATTATTACCAGAGGAATCTGCTCGCACCTTACACGATGTCGCTAAACGGCTAACCGTTTTACCAACAGCACCTAATCGTATTAATCCACTTATTCCAGAAAGCTTTTCGGCATTTATAATAAAACTATTAAATCCAGATCCAAAAATGCGATATAGTGATGCTGAAGAAGCAGCGCGCGCTTTAGCACGCATTGCTGATATCGAATTACGTCGTGGACCACCTCGTTCAATTACTGAAAGAATGATGCGAGTTGGAGCAGCTTCACATCGCCATAATATACGACAACGTTTACGCCGAGCCGCTTTAGCAGCGCGACGCAAGTCACGCGGTAGTCTCTGGTGTCTTGAAGCCCCTGTAGGTGTTGGCAAGTCTCCTCTGCTTCGTGAATTGTCAATGCTGTTTAATCTTATTGGATTAAGAGTATTCAAATGGTCTGTGACTAATGAGGCACAAAGCCCCATTAAACAAATGATGCATGCCGTACATGTATTGTGCCCTGAATATCCTCATCCACCTGAACTTAATCTTGTAACAAATAATACAGATTTGACAATCGAACGTTCTGAGGTTTTGGCAGAGGTTTCATCGCGAATCGGAATATTTTTAGCCAAAGCTTTAGGACAATCTCCAACCGCAATACTATTAGATGATTTGCAAAAAGCTGATCCGGTAGTGATTGAAGTACTTTTAGCTTTCGGCAGGGCTTCTCATAAATTGCCTTTATTGGTTATTGCCGCTTGTGAACCTTCAGAAACTGTACCTTCAAGTACCACCCTATTTGGCTCAAATGCCAATCTAATACGTTTACGTCAGTTATCTACTATTGAAGTAGCAAGATTAACAGCACATCGTCTGCATGGATTACAACTACCTGCTCCAGCATTAGATAGACTTGTTCGTGATAGCCAAGGAATGCCAAGCTTAGTTGAAAAAACTTTAGCACGTATGATAGTTGATCGAACCATACAACTTCGAGGAAACCGGTGGGTATTTGTTGGCGGACGTTATCGACCTGTTCGCCATGCGGATTATAATTTTGTCTTACAACGTACAGGCGAACTTTCAACCATTGCACGTAATGTTTTATGGGCAGCGGCAGTTTTAAACACCAACCTTGATGCTAATCGAATTGCTACTATCACTAATTTACAGTATGAGTTAGTAAATTCTACTCTAGCGAAACTTGCAGGTACTGAACTACTAGATTTTTCTGGGACTACTGCTGAGTCAAATTATAAATTTAGCTCACGCACTACTCAAACTTTAATCTACCAAAACATACCCCTATCGCACCGTCGTCAATTACATGACAATGCCGCAGAACTTTTTGCCGCAATACGAGTTGGCACAATTCGCAGCGAAGAAGAGATTGAACATATTTTACGTGGCAGTAATGACGCTCGAGCTATTGCAATAGCCAAAGAAACTGCTGAACAGGCTGCCAGCCTTTGCGCGGATCGTCGCGCTATAAGCTATTATTTGCGAGCCTACACATGCATATCAGACAAAACTGAAAACCAAGCAACTCAAATAGCGCTACGACTTGGTAAACTTTATGAACGCACAGGTGAACTTGAACATGCTTCGTCTTGGTTTAACGAAGCAATGGAAACCAACGATTGCAACGAAAATTCACAACTCACCATTTTAGCAGCTCTTGGTCTTGGTGGGGTCAAACTCTTAAAGGGTATGGTAAAAGAAGCACAAACTTTAGTAGAAAAAGCAAAATTATTTTTAGAAGCTGAAGCACAAATTGAACCAATACTATTAGCCGCGACTGATCGTTTAACCGCGCGTATTGCTGCAGCTCGTGGTGATTCACGTCATGGCGAAAAAGTTTTATGCGGTGCTTTAGAATTACTCGATGGTAAGGATAATGAAGCTGCTGCTATTGAAGTATTACTTGAATTAGCTCGCCTTACTCAAGGTCGTGGCGAGTTAATTTCAGCTGTACGTTATGCACGACGTGCCCTGCAACGTGCTCGTCGTTTGGGTGATTCAGTTAGTATTGCTGACGCCAGCGTAGTCTTAGGACGTGGCCTAATCCGAAGTGGTCGCTTTGAGACAGCTCGTCATGTATTAATGCGAGGTCGGCGTAACGCACGCATAAGTAAAGATAAATTACGTGAAGCGCAGTTATATCGTCAGTTAGGTAATATACAAATACGTCAAGGTTTTTTAGATCGAGCCATTGAACATTACACCTATTCTTTAGAACTAGCTCGTAGTCTTGGTGCTCGAGCAGAACAAATCGCCGGTCTAAGAGATATAGGTAGTGTACGAGCACGTTTAGGTGAATTTAAACCCGCATTTATTGCTTTACATGCTGCAGTTGATGTTGCCAACGAAGTAGGTGATTCGCGTGGCAGCGCTTACAGCGCCCTCGAATTAGTTTATTCATATACTGAAGTAGGCAATTATCAGGCTGCTCAGGCATTTCTTAATCATACGCAATCGATTAGCCGCAGCCTTGAAGATCGCTTATTGAATGCAGAAATAAATGCCATTAATGCATGGCTCGCATTGTGCTGTGGAAATCGTGAACCAGCGCAAAATATTACTTCGTTAATATTAGAACTGGTTAAAGCTATTGAAGATCCCGGACAACGTGTACGGCCTCTGGTATATGCAGGACGAAGTTGTTTAAGTATTGCAGCAACCAGATTCGCAACTATGATTACTGATAGACTCACGCAAGAAATTGAAGAATCAAAGCGACGCGATTACTCTGCTTGGTTGCAAGGACTAAGAGGCTTAACTACGCTCGAACAAGGCGAACGCTCTCGTGCTCATACCCAATTATGTGCAGCGATCGCCTTGGCGGCTCGTAGTGGATTAAAACCACTTGAAATCGAGTTGCGAGCTGCTTTGGCAAACATACATCAAGGTGTTCAACGCGGTGCCCAGGAAGCTACCCGAGCTATGGAAATTCTGCGAGACGTAACGATTGTCATGCCACCAGAACTTATAGAACCATATCTAGCACGTAGTGAAGCTATAGATTTGCGTGCCACATTTAATAAAGAGTATACGCGTTTATTTGGTAATAATGATGCAAGATAA
- a CDS encoding PIN domain-containing protein yields MKLIDANIIIRYLANDDKKQTKGCRTLFARLQSGQEHVELTLPVLFEVIYVLNRIYKISRIEIYKAISIILDLKTINIQGKSVLKKSIEYWSARNIDLTDCYLAALLENCKEPEIYSFDKDFDKLNFLTRIEPN; encoded by the coding sequence ATGAAGCTAATCGATGCCAATATAATTATTCGCTATTTAGCCAATGATGATAAAAAACAAACCAAAGGATGTAGAACTCTGTTTGCTAGGCTTCAATCAGGACAAGAGCATGTCGAATTGACCTTACCTGTATTGTTCGAAGTGATTTATGTTTTAAATCGTATTTATAAGATTTCACGTATAGAAATATATAAAGCGATTAGTATCATACTTGACTTGAAAACCATAAATATCCAGGGAAAATCTGTTTTAAAAAAATCAATTGAATATTGGTCAGCAAGAAATATTGACCTGACCGACTGCTACTTGGCAGCTTTATTAGAAAATTGCAAAGAACCAGAAATCTACTCATTCGATAAAGACTTCGACAAATTAAATTTTTTAACCAGGATTGAACCAAATTAA
- the ade gene encoding adenine deaminase codes for MNIKSPNRENLQRRLDAALGTRECDLRIDNVRWLDVFSSRFITGSVSIDNGVIVGFEGQAAKQTINGKGCTLVPGFIDAHTHIESSMMLPSIFANAVVKRGTTTAICDPHEIANVVGTHGIKYFLDAATHSPIDLWVMLSSCVPATHLETNGGGDINADTLAQLAEHPRALGLAEMMNYPGVLNASNEVIEKLLVFANKPIDGHAPLLCGKSLSAYAAAGITSCHESSNINEAKEKIQKGMAVWIREGSVAKDAHALVPLLTHTTCASIGFCTDDRNPYDIAHEGHLDHVLRTALAKSIEYRTAPELVYRSASYNVARHYGLHQGFNRVGAIAPGYKADLVMLDDVATCQINRVFKVGVDITTFSSGSYHLDAQELDAQELMHTVKATVPQACELEGVSGTVHVITVEPGKIITGRTVSQHNAKGVCRLAVLERYGHQQKPANAYVYGFGELNGAIASSVGHDSHNLIVVGDNTNDMCIALAGIINSGGGFSVAQNQTIIAQLNLPYGGLMSDSSPDELAKTIETLKKAARHIGCILPEPFLQLAFLSLPVIPSLKLTNCGLVDVDLFTVINVQAS; via the coding sequence ATGAATATAAAAAGCCCAAATCGTGAAAACCTACAACGTCGTCTCGATGCCGCTTTAGGCACACGTGAATGTGACCTGCGCATCGATAATGTTAGATGGTTAGATGTATTTTCTTCACGTTTTATCACTGGCTCGGTCAGTATAGATAATGGCGTTATCGTTGGCTTTGAAGGTCAAGCAGCAAAACAAACCATTAATGGCAAAGGGTGCACTTTAGTACCGGGCTTTATTGATGCGCATACTCACATTGAAAGTTCCATGATGCTGCCGTCCATCTTTGCTAACGCTGTAGTAAAACGAGGTACTACTACAGCAATTTGTGACCCGCATGAAATTGCAAATGTGGTTGGCACTCACGGCATAAAATATTTTCTTGATGCCGCTACACATTCACCCATCGATCTGTGGGTAATGCTTAGTTCATGTGTTCCGGCAACTCATCTTGAAACTAATGGTGGTGGCGATATTAATGCAGACACTTTAGCACAATTAGCTGAGCATCCTCGTGCCCTTGGTCTTGCTGAAATGATGAATTACCCAGGGGTGCTTAACGCTAGTAACGAAGTAATCGAAAAACTATTAGTCTTTGCAAATAAACCAATTGATGGGCATGCGCCACTACTTTGCGGTAAATCATTATCAGCATATGCTGCTGCAGGTATAACTAGTTGTCACGAATCATCAAATATAAATGAAGCAAAAGAAAAAATTCAAAAAGGTATGGCAGTATGGATCCGTGAAGGCAGCGTTGCCAAAGATGCTCATGCCCTTGTACCACTATTAACACATACAACGTGCGCCAGTATTGGTTTCTGCACTGATGATCGCAATCCATATGATATTGCCCATGAAGGCCATCTCGATCATGTGCTGCGCACAGCATTGGCCAAATCAATCGAGTATCGCACCGCACCTGAACTAGTTTATCGCTCTGCGTCATACAATGTGGCACGACACTATGGTTTGCATCAGGGCTTTAATCGCGTTGGTGCTATAGCCCCTGGATATAAAGCTGATTTAGTCATGCTTGATGATGTTGCCACTTGCCAAATTAATAGAGTGTTTAAAGTAGGTGTTGATATTACAACTTTCTCTTCTGGTTCATATCACTTAGACGCACAAGAGCTAGACGCACAAGAGCTAATGCATACTGTTAAGGCTACGGTTCCCCAAGCGTGTGAGTTAGAAGGGGTGTCTGGCACTGTACATGTAATTACTGTCGAACCCGGAAAAATAATAACTGGCAGAACCGTTAGCCAACACAATGCGAAAGGTGTTTGTCGCTTAGCTGTATTAGAACGCTATGGACATCAACAAAAACCTGCCAATGCCTACGTTTATGGCTTTGGTGAACTAAATGGTGCTATCGCTTCAAGCGTGGGCCATGACAGTCATAATCTAATTGTTGTTGGTGATAACACTAACGACATGTGTATTGCATTAGCTGGTATAATTAATTCCGGTGGCGGTTTTTCAGTCGCACAAAATCAAACAATTATAGCTCAACTTAATTTGCCATATGGTGGTTTAATGTCAGATTCATCTCCAGATGAGCTTGCTAAAACTATTGAGACATTAAAAAAAGCAGCACGCCATATTGGTTGTATATTACCTGAACCTTTCTTACAGCTTGCTTTTTTAAGTTTACCTGTAATTCCTTCATTAAAGTTAACTAACTGCGGGTTGGTTGACGTAGATCTTTTTACTGTCATCAATGTACAAGCAAGCTAA
- a CDS encoding DNA primase — translation MALTNDKIEAIRERADIVQIIGAYISLKKQGQRFVGLCPFHQEKTPSFSVSQDKGLFYCFGCHAGGDVFAFIMKREGLDFFTAARKLGSQVGIELEPESEAKTKARKIEESLVQANIYALAFFQHKLWEANGEQARKYLLDRGMVQLLMREWRLGFGGDSRDFFNYMDSKQVPRKLLNKTGLLSEDEQRLLFEGRVVFPVYDTLGRLCGFGGRRIVENNSPKYLNTKESPVFIKRRLLFGWDHAENIIRQKSRVVVVEGYMDVIASHAAGITHTVAALGTAFTQDHARQCARLAKEAILLFDGDAPGRAASFKAAEQLLRAKLVTKIAVLPVGLDPDTYWRKNGADALAQLVEQAESVIEYFMNISFSEAQTIEAKANAAREVWPLILSLGQGLERDLYTSRLSEKMGMPVQQLTRHMQKLTISQRFSQPRTLEETKRNQNQQKTSEKPSAQVAPTASIDNRELAILRELALYPELRPKLGTLIEYAQESITRRILEELATTDDDLTTICMRHSNGDKRLLRLGRVRPAIRSNEMANEMANEMANEMANEMAERAARTFDDVLRRMKARHVDAALQDVLRELSEVEARGEDPSEIIRRQKDLSRRKKALLRDRNQR, via the coding sequence GTGGCTCTGACAAACGACAAAATAGAGGCTATTCGTGAGCGGGCAGATATTGTCCAAATCATAGGGGCCTATATTTCTCTTAAGAAACAAGGCCAACGTTTTGTCGGTCTTTGTCCATTTCACCAAGAAAAAACTCCTTCGTTCTCAGTTTCGCAAGATAAAGGTTTGTTTTATTGTTTTGGTTGTCATGCAGGTGGGGATGTTTTTGCCTTTATAATGAAGCGCGAAGGTTTAGATTTTTTTACCGCAGCGCGCAAACTTGGTTCGCAAGTAGGAATAGAACTTGAGCCAGAATCTGAAGCTAAGACCAAAGCTCGTAAAATAGAAGAAAGTTTAGTGCAGGCAAATATATATGCCTTAGCTTTTTTTCAGCATAAGTTATGGGAGGCTAATGGAGAGCAAGCGCGTAAATATTTATTAGATAGGGGGATGGTGCAATTGTTGATGCGTGAGTGGCGTTTGGGATTTGGTGGTGATTCTCGTGATTTTTTTAACTATATGGATAGCAAGCAAGTACCCAGAAAATTATTAAATAAAACCGGGCTGTTAAGTGAAGATGAGCAAAGATTGTTATTCGAAGGACGGGTAGTTTTTCCGGTATATGATACTCTAGGCAGATTGTGTGGTTTTGGTGGTCGCCGAATTGTTGAGAACAATTCACCAAAGTATCTTAACACGAAAGAGAGCCCGGTTTTTATTAAACGACGTTTACTATTTGGTTGGGATCATGCTGAGAATATTATCCGCCAAAAGAGTCGGGTGGTGGTTGTAGAAGGCTATATGGATGTAATTGCCTCCCATGCTGCCGGAATTACCCATACAGTTGCGGCATTAGGTACGGCGTTTACCCAGGATCACGCAAGACAATGTGCACGCTTAGCAAAAGAAGCAATATTGTTGTTTGATGGTGATGCACCTGGAAGGGCAGCGTCGTTTAAAGCGGCCGAGCAATTATTAAGAGCAAAATTAGTAACCAAAATCGCGGTGTTGCCGGTAGGTTTAGATCCAGATACTTATTGGCGAAAAAATGGTGCTGATGCTTTAGCGCAATTAGTTGAGCAGGCAGAATCAGTTATTGAGTATTTTATGAATATTAGCTTTTCCGAGGCCCAAACTATTGAGGCTAAAGCTAATGCAGCTCGCGAAGTTTGGCCGCTAATTTTGTCTCTTGGCCAAGGACTTGAGCGGGATTTATATACTTCTCGTCTGTCTGAAAAAATGGGTATGCCGGTGCAACAATTAACTCGGCACATGCAAAAATTAACAATTTCACAAAGATTTTCTCAACCAAGGACGTTAGAAGAAACAAAACGTAATCAAAATCAACAAAAAACGTCTGAAAAACCAAGTGCACAGGTTGCACCAACTGCATCAATAGACAATAGAGAGTTAGCAATTTTACGGGAATTGGCACTTTATCCAGAGTTGCGGCCAAAACTAGGAACTCTAATTGAGTATGCTCAGGAGTCAATAACGCGTCGGATCCTCGAAGAATTGGCAACAACTGACGACGATCTGACGACAATATGTATGAGACATAGTAATGGCGATAAGCGCTTATTACGATTGGGCCGGGTACGACCGGCCATACGATCAAATGAAATGGCAAATGAAATGGCAAATGAAATGGCAAATGAAATGGCAAATGAAATGGCTGAAAGAGCAGCCAGGACATTTGATGATGTTTTAAGAAGAATGAAGGCTCGACACGTGGACGCAGCGCTACAAGACGTGCTACGCGAGCTTAGCGAAGTCGAGGCTAGAGGTGAGGACCCCAGTGAGATTATTCGCAGACAAAAAGATTTAAGTCGGCGAAAAAAAGCGCTCTTGCGCGATCGTAATCAACGATAG
- a CDS encoding HIT family protein encodes MADTIFKRIIAGEIPCYKIYEDDHVLAFLDVAPLSAGHTLVIPKEPAETLDALSDAAAESLGRVLPRICRAVMKATGTSAYNVLQNNGALAHQAVMHVHFHIIPRPNEKQGLGIGWPITSLDANEGAKLAQAIAANL; translated from the coding sequence ATGGCAGATACAATTTTCAAACGTATTATCGCTGGCGAAATACCCTGTTATAAAATTTATGAAGATGATCACGTATTAGCCTTTCTTGATGTTGCTCCACTTTCTGCTGGGCATACTTTGGTAATCCCTAAAGAGCCCGCAGAAACACTTGATGCATTATCAGATGCTGCTGCAGAATCTTTAGGTAGAGTTCTTCCCCGTATCTGTCGTGCAGTCATGAAGGCTACAGGTACATCGGCATATAACGTATTACAAAATAACGGAGCACTTGCACATCAAGCTGTTATGCATGTTCATTTTCATATTATTCCGCGCCCAAACGAAAAACAGGGCCTCGGCATTGGTTGGCCGATCACAAGTTTGGATGCTAACGAAGGTGCTAAATTAGCGCAGGCAATTGCTGCAAATCTTTAA